In a single window of the Elaeis guineensis isolate ETL-2024a chromosome 8, EG11, whole genome shotgun sequence genome:
- the LOC105034886 gene encoding LOW QUALITY PROTEIN: metal transporter Nramp7.2-like (The sequence of the model RefSeq protein was modified relative to this genomic sequence to represent the inferred CDS: inserted 1 base in 1 codon) — MEMEVGGEGREIRRDGTQGRGSKRVAAAEETEQMPTGTAITLVGRDNGDNKEQDPGWKKFLAHVGPGFLVSLAYLDPGNLETDLQAGANHTYELLWVILIGLVFALIIQSIAANLGVTTGKHLAELCKAEYPKYVKFCLWLLAEVAVIAADIPEVIGTAFALNILFHIPIWTGVLITGLSTLLLLGLQRYGVRKLEFLISMLVFVMAACYFGELAYVKPPXSEVLKGLFVPRLKGSGATADAIALLGALVMPHNLFLHSALVLSRKTPPSAKGINNACRYFLLESGFALFVALLINIAVVSVSGTVCAADNLSQENSDRCSDLNLNSASFLLKNVLGKSSSVVYAIALLASGQSSTITGTYAGQYIMQGFLDIKMRKWLRNLMTRCIAITPSLIVSVIGGSSGAGRLIIIASMILSFELPFALIPLLKFSSSRTKMGPHKNSSS, encoded by the exons ATGGAGATGGAGGTGGGTGGCGAGGGAAGAGAGATCAGAAGAGATGGTACACAAGGAAGAGGGAGTAAAAGAGTTGCTGCTGCGGAAGAAACAGAGCAGATGCCCACAGGCACAGCAATAACACTGGTTGGTCGTGACAATGGTGATAACAAGGAGCAG GACCCTGGATGGAAAAAGTTTCTAGCACATGTTGGACCTGGATTTCTTGTGTCCCTGGCTTATCTTGACCCTGGGAATT TGGAAACCGACTTGCAAGCTGGAGCTAATCACACATACGAG CTCCTCTGGGTCATCTTAATTGGACTGGTTTTTGCTCTAATTATACAGTCCATAGCAGCAAATCTTGGAGTAACAACAG GGAAGCACCTCGCCGAACTGTGTAAAGCAGAGTATCCGAAGTACGTCAAATTCTGCTTGTGGTTGCTTGCAGAGGTGGCAGTCATAGCGGCCGATATCCCTGAAG TGATCGGAACAGCCTTTGCACTCAACATATTGTTCCACATCCCCATATGGACGGGAGTCCTTATCACAGGATTAAGCACTCTTTTACTTCTCGGACTACAAAGATATGGG GTTCGGAAACTTGAGTTTCTGATATCTATGTTGGTGTTTGTCATGGCCGCCTGCTACTTCGGAGAGTTGGCCTATGTGAAACCCC CATCTGAGGTGTTAAAGGGATTATTTGTGCCCAGGCTTAAAGGCAGTGGAGCCACTGCGGATGCCATTGCTCTCTTGGGGGCCCTAGTCATGCC GCATAATTTATTTTTGCATTCAGCTCTTGTGCTTTCAAGGAAGACACCGCCGTCCGCTAAAGGCATCAAT AATGCCTGTCGTTACTTCCTGTTGGAAAGCGGGTTTGCACTGTTCGTTGCGTTGCTCATCAACATCGCTGTTGTGTCCGTCTCCGGCACCGTGTGTGCTGCTGACAACCTATCTCAAGAGAACTCGGACAGATGCAGCGATCTCAACCTAAACTCAGCATCTTTCTTGCTCAAG AACGTCTTGGGAAAATCAAGCTCCGTGGTATATGCAATCGCGTTGCTAGCTTCTGGACAAAGCTCCACCATTACCGGTACATATGCTGGTCAATACATCATGCAG GGATTCTTGGATATCAAGATGAGGAAATGGCTGAGGAACCTCATGACACGGTGCATCGCTATCACTCCCAGTCTTATTGTCTCCGTCATTGGTGGCTCGTCTGGAGCCGGACGGCTTATCATTATAGCATCG ATGATTCTCTCGTTCGAGTTGCCATTTGCTCTAATCCCTCTTCTCAAATTCAGCAGCAGCCGTACGAAGATGGGACCTCACAAGAACTCATCTTCGTGA